The DNA region AGATCCAGTCGCTCATCAACAACCCATCGAAACCCCATTCACCCTTGAGCAGTTGCCGGATCAGCCAGTCATGCTCCGAGGCATGGACTCCGTTGATGAGGTTATAGGAGGCCATCACCGTGGCCGATCCTGCGTCCTCGACGGCCGCCTGAAAGGCGGGCAGATAGACCTCGCGCAGCGTGCGCTCGTCCACATCGGAGCTGGTGTGATGCCGGTCATACTCTTGGAAATTGACGGCGAGATGCTTCACCGTGGCCGCCACCCCCTGGTCCTGCAGACCCCGGATGAAGGCGCATCCGCCGGCTGAAGCCAGGCAGGGATCCTCTCCCAGGTATTCAAAGTTGCGGCCGCAGAGGGCCGACCGGTAAATGTTCACGCCGGGTCCGAGCACGACATGGACGCCGCGGGCCCGCGCGTCGCGGCCGAGCGCCGCCCCGGCCCGGTAGGCCAGGTCGCGATCCCAGGTCGCCGCCAGGGCGATGGTGGCCGGATAGGTCGTCGAACGGTCGGTCCACCAGTGAATTCCGACCGAGGCGTCGGCAAAGCGCAACGCAGGGATTCCGGCCCTCTCGTTGCCATGGGTCCCGCCTTCTTGGGCGGCGCACACCTTGCCGCCCAGTAGGTCGATCTTCTCCTCCAGCGTCAACTTGGCGAGAATGCCGGTGATCCGTTGCTCAATGGCTGCCGAGGGCGGCGTGAAATGCGGATGATTACTCTTCATAAAATACTTCCTGATCCGGAGGGTCTGACATGAATGATCCCGAATCCCGCGCTGTCGCTGCAGGCGTTGTCCGTGGCGTAAAAGAGCGATGCGCGGCGATGCTCGCTCCGGCCCGCCGTTTGCGCCGTGGCCACCCCTTCCAACCGGAATTCCTTCGCCCCAATGGGAATCTCCAGGAGCGCCAGCGGCACGAGGGCGGCCAGCGTGTAGCCTTCCGGCCCGGTGGCGACTCCCGCCACGGCAATCTCCGGGGCCGGCACGATCGCTCCATCCATCAGCTTGAAGGCGGCGGCGGGCGCTTCCGCGGTCGGCGGCGCCAGGAAGACCTGGCCGATCGCCTTGCCGGCTCCGGCACAACCGAAAAGCTCAAAACAGGAACCGCGCCAGACCGGATCACCCCGCCGCACGGAGACATCGTGGACGGTGACGACCACCGCCAGCTTGTCGCCGGCCGGCGCCACGCGCGCTTCCGCCACCGGCCCGTCGGCCAGCCGGGCCGTGCGGGGCCCGGCACCGGCCAGCATGGCGGGCAGCGCCGCAAGATCGGGCGGGCAGGCGGACAGCGCGGGAATCGTCCAGTCACGATCGCTGTAGAGGGTCAGTGAAGCGCCGTGGATCTCGTCCCCGGAGCCGGAGGCCTTCACCGTGACCATGGCCGGTTGGCCGCTGACCTCGAGGGTGAACTCCGCGCTCCGCGAGGATCCCGGCCGCAAACGGGCAAAATTCAACTCCGCGCCACCGGTTATCCGGACGGACTCCGCCGGGGTGACGCGCAGCGTGACGGCTCCCGAGGCCGGGCGCGCCCCGGAATTGGTGACCGTGAGGCGCACCCGGTTCGGCCCCGTCTCGATCAGGGCCGCGCGCACGGAAACGCCGCGGATGGCATGGTCGTAGCGCGCCAGGGTGACGCCGATTTCCGAGGGGCGGTTGCGAGCCCGCCACAGGCGCTCGAAGCGACGGCGCAGATCGCGCATCGCCTTGGTGATGGCGGTGCGCTCCGCCTTGTCGGCCTGCCCGCCCAGCCCGAAGGCGGCGAGTTTGCGCGCCGCCAGAACCATGGTGTCGGCGGCGAAGAGCCAGTAAGGAAGCACACCGAGCGGGTCAACGCCGGGGGCGCCACAGCGGTCGGCAAAGACGGCCCGGATGTGTTCCACGCGGGGCAGGACCGAACGCCCCATTTCGGCATCGATCCGGAAGGACCCCGTGACGATCTTGCCGTCGCGGACCATGATACCGCCCGTCGATTGGGCCTCGGAAAAGGCCGGATCGTCCGGCAGGGCGAAGAATATCGTCTGCCAGATGCTGTTGTTGCCATGGGCGAGGGAGCGGAATGAGATCTCGCCCAGTTCGTCCAGCGCCGATGCAAGGTCGGCGTCGTCCCGGCCGATGAACCGCGACACGAAGCGGCGGGTGAAGCTCTCCTGATCGGCGCCGGTGTTCCACGCCTGCTCGGCGCCGAACAAATAGCCATGCCAGGAGTATTCCATGAAGTTGTAATGGCCGCCGTCGCCCCAGTCGGTGTTGAGCAGCCCACGGGCGCCATGCTTCCTGCCGGCGGCCGCGAACCCGGCGATGTTGGCGCAGGCCTCGGGAAGCCGGGGGAAGAGCGCGTTCCAGGAGTTGGTGCCCGGGCAGGCGTAGAACTCCAGCCCGGCGCGTTGGAAGTCGGCGATGGTCTCGAACTTGTGGTTGTGACCGTAGGCCCAATCGAGCACGGTCAGGTCCTTGGGGATGTCGGGAACCAGCTCCGGGTGATGCCGGATGATGTCGCCCCAGAACATCATCCGCTTGCCGTATTTCCGAGCCAACTCGGCGACCTTCGCGATGTGGTCGAGATAGACCCGCCCCTTGCCGCGCTGTTTGCAGAGTTCATAGGACTGGCCCCAGCCGAGGTCGTAGACTTCATCGCAGCAGGCGTTGAAGCGTTGGCTGGTGAAGAGCGGCAGGAACTCGGCAAAGAGACTGTCCAGAAAAGCATAGCTCTCCGGGTTGGCCGGCGAAAGCGTCCAGGCGTGCAGCGCGAAGCCCGGCGACGCGTCCGGATCGATGTATTTGCCCACGCCCAGGTCCTCGGCGATGTGGTGGTATTGCGGGTGCCGCAGCACGGTGGCGAGATGGCCGAAGGAGGCCAGCGACGGCACCAACTCGATGTGCCGCGCCCGGCAATGGGCGTCGAGTTTCAGGATATCCCCGGCCGTCAGCGGCGAGGCCTCCTTGCCGATCTCCGGGTGGCCCCGGAACGCGAAGGTGTGCTCGATATAGAGCTGGAGCTGGTTGATCTTGCAGCGGCTGAGCTGGTCGGCCAGTTGCAGAAGCTGGTCCGGTTTCGGCACGCGGCCACGGGTCACATCATAGTAAACGCCGCGGTCCTCGAAGTCCGGCCAGTCCTCGATCTCCAAGCAGGGCAGCGCGCCCTCCACCGCCTGTTCCACGAGCTGGCGCAGGGTCTGGACAGCGTAAAACGCGCCGCTGACCGCGCCGGCCTCGATGCGGATGCCGGCAGGGGTGATGCCGAGCCGGTAGCCATCGCGATGCAGACCATCGCGCAGGGCCACGGAGACGGTGTCGTGACTGCCCGGGTAACTCACATTTACGGCGAACCCCGGGAACAGGGACTGCAGTTCCGTCGCGATCGGATAAAGGCTCGCGTCACCGATGCCGATCACGCCGGCGGCGGGCAGAGGGAAGATGCCGTCGCGTGATGTCAGGGATCGGGGCTGGGGCAGCAGACGAGGATGGATGTTCATTGGATGTTCACTCTCTCGTCACGAATGCGGTTGGTCAGTTCGCGGTGCCACGCAACATCATTCCAGACACCGGGGAACTGCGGGTGCGTGAAGTTCGAAGTGCAGATGAAGCGGTATCCGTGCTTGAGGGCCAGGTCCACGCAGATGCTGCCGCATTCCTTGACCCAGTCCCAGTCCAGGAACGGGTGGTCGATCAGGTTGATCTCCCCCCAGCCTTCGGTATTCCCGCAGGGGATGCCATGCCGGCGCCCGGCCTCGGCGATGGCGCCGATCTGGCCGTCCATCCAGCGGATCATCTCGTCCCGGTGCTCCGCCCAGTAGGCGTTGCGCCGGGCGACGAACTCCTCGAAATGCGAATCTTCGGCCAACGGGTGAATCCTGTCGAAATAGCCGGTGGTTTCGCCGAAGCCGGGACAGTGTGTCATCCAGACGTGGTAGTCGAGCGCACCGAACTTCGCGAGATCGAGCTCCGCCTCGGGCTGCGTGTCGTAGCTCAGCGACGCGAAGAACCCGAGGCCGGGCCAGCGGGCGTTCAGCCGCTCCAGAACCTCCGAGGCGAAGTCGCGGTAGAACCGCCGCGCCGAACTGTCGGTCGTCTGGGTCGCCTGCCAGATGTGCGCCTGATCGGGATCGGCCGGCTTCTGCGCCGCCTGATCCCGTTGCCGGACCTGCTCATGAAACCAGTTCCAGCCATGCCAGCGGGGATACTCGTTGAGGATGTCCACATAAAGCAGCACATCCATCAGGCCGTGGCGCTCGATCACCTGCAGCGACTCGTCCCAGGCGCGCACGAAATCATCCGGCCCGGCCAGGGGATCCTGCCGCTCGATGCCGTGCCCCAGCCACCATGTTGACAGTCCCACAGCGACGCCGTGGGCGCGGCAGCGACCTAGGAACTCGAGCAGCGCCGCGCGCGGGTGGATGCGCGTTGAGTAGCGGTTTCCCCAGGTATCGGCGCCCCGGAATTCCTTGCGGCAGAGATACTCCTCCGGCGCTGGCGTGCCGACAACCGGTTCCGCCGTAAGATGCGGGAAGGCATCGATCCGGACGGCGTTGTAGCCGCGTTCGCAGAGGCCGGCCAGCACCCGATCCCAATCCTCGAATTCACCCGTGCGATGATGGCGCAGCAGCCAGCTGAAATCCCACATCGCGATGGCCACCGGCTGTGAAAGTTGCTGTAAACGCGTCATGGAAGAGTCCTGTCCGGTCTCACCAGATGGGAAATTGCGGAACTTCACCGGGCTTGGTCGTTCCCGCCGGCGCTGCGAAGCGCAGGTAGATCCCCCACCCCCGGCCGCTGTTGAGGTCGAAGGCTGCCATGAGTTCGTGCTCGCCCGCCGCAAGCTGCACCGGGATCCGGGAGCGTGTCGGGATGGCCGGGTTTTTCTGCTCGGGATCCGCATGGATGGGCCGGCCGTCGAGGAAGAGCCGCACTCCGCCATCGTGGCCAAGCAGGAGATTCCACGCCGCCGTCTTCCCGGCCCGCACGCGGGTTCGGAGATAAACGACGCCATCGGCTTCGGGATAGCGGTCGTGCACATTGACGAACCCGTCCGCCTGGGCCAGCTCGGTCCACGCGGTTTGCGCCGCAGGCGGCTCACAGGCCGTCACACCGGCGGCGGGCCGGGCCACGGGGGCAGACACCTCCCACCTTGTGAGGTAGGAGGAGCACGCCTCGTCGGTTGCTTCGAACCCCTCCATATACTCGCATCCGAGGCCGTGCCAGACCTGCACCGGCGCTTGCCGGAAGGTGAGGCGCAGCACCGCGATCGCCGCCACGGGATCGGGACAGGTGGCCGGCAGGTCGTGGAGGATCAGGCGGTCGCGTTCCTGGGTGAAGCGCAGGGGCTGCTCGGTGGCGACGATCTCGGCGTGGAGCAGTTCGCCGCGGAGCCGGCCGATAGTGTGGTTGCCCCCCCGCCAGAAGCGGATCCAGTGGTAATAGGTGTTGCCTTTGTGCGTCCAGTCGCCATTGGGATCCATCACATTGCCCAGCCGCTCGACGCGGTCGCTGGCCGCGTAAACCGCCTCGCCGTGACGCTCCAGCCAGTGGCCGACCTGGCGCAGGGTTTGAACCGCCAGAGGGCCCACAGTGCCGTCGGGTTTCGGCCCGATGTTGAGCAGCAGGTTGCCGCCGCCGCCGGCACACTTGGCCAGCATGCCGATCACGCT from Verrucomicrobiota bacterium includes:
- a CDS encoding family 20 glycosylhydrolase — protein: MNIHPRLLPQPRSLTSRDGIFPLPAAGVIGIGDASLYPIATELQSLFPGFAVNVSYPGSHDTVSVALRDGLHRDGYRLGITPAGIRIEAGAVSGAFYAVQTLRQLVEQAVEGALPCLEIEDWPDFEDRGVYYDVTRGRVPKPDQLLQLADQLSRCKINQLQLYIEHTFAFRGHPEIGKEASPLTAGDILKLDAHCRARHIELVPSLASFGHLATVLRHPQYHHIAEDLGVGKYIDPDASPGFALHAWTLSPANPESYAFLDSLFAEFLPLFTSQRFNACCDEVYDLGWGQSYELCKQRGKGRVYLDHIAKVAELARKYGKRMMFWGDIIRHHPELVPDIPKDLTVLDWAYGHNHKFETIADFQRAGLEFYACPGTNSWNALFPRLPEACANIAGFAAAGRKHGARGLLNTDWGDGGHYNFMEYSWHGYLFGAEQAWNTGADQESFTRRFVSRFIGRDDADLASALDELGEISFRSLAHGNNSIWQTIFFALPDDPAFSEAQSTGGIMVRDGKIVTGSFRIDAEMGRSVLPRVEHIRAVFADRCGAPGVDPLGVLPYWLFAADTMVLAARKLAAFGLGGQADKAERTAITKAMRDLRRRFERLWRARNRPSEIGVTLARYDHAIRGVSVRAALIETGPNRVRLTVTNSGARPASGAVTLRVTPAESVRITGGAELNFARLRPGSSRSAEFTLEVSGQPAMVTVKASGSGDEIHGASLTLYSDRDWTIPALSACPPDLAALPAMLAGAGPRTARLADGPVAEARVAPAGDKLAVVVTVHDVSVRRGDPVWRGSCFELFGCAGAGKAIGQVFLAPPTAEAPAAAFKLMDGAIVPAPEIAVAGVATGPEGYTLAALVPLALLEIPIGAKEFRLEGVATAQTAGRSEHRRASLFYATDNACSDSAGFGIIHVRPSGSGSIL
- a CDS encoding alpha-L-fucosidase, which encodes MVAMNTTPSTADTTRDARMRWWHEARFGMFVHWGLYSQLGQYEWAMNLDRIPVSEYEPLADSWQPKPGAAREWAALAKAAGMKYMVLTTKHHEGFCLWDTRQTEYNAVKRGPKRDLIREYVEACREFGLKVGFYYSLMDWHHPDGHECQRDEAARRRFLDFTQGCLRELMSNYGEISILWYDVGWPLDTPERWESARMNGMVRDLQPGIIINDRALLPEDFTTPEGHITAAPEGRAWEACMCTHPGWGWRDAPAEDWVSARSVIGMLAKCAGGGGNLLLNIGPKPDGTVGPLAVQTLRQVGHWLERHGEAVYAASDRVERLGNVMDPNGDWTHKGNTYYHWIRFWRGGNHTIGRLRGELLHAEIVATEQPLRFTQERDRLILHDLPATCPDPVAAIAVLRLTFRQAPVQVWHGLGCEYMEGFEATDEACSSYLTRWEVSAPVARPAAGVTACEPPAAQTAWTELAQADGFVNVHDRYPEADGVVYLRTRVRAGKTAAWNLLLGHDGGVRLFLDGRPIHADPEQKNPAIPTRSRIPVQLAAGEHELMAAFDLNSGRGWGIYLRFAAPAGTTKPGEVPQFPIW